The genomic DNA AGATGAGCAGCAGGGGAACCGCCTGTGACCTTGCCCTCTCCGCGCGCACTTGATCCTTTACGGACGGTGGCGTAATCGGGGAGCTGTCGGCGGTCAGGACCGGGCACCCCTGCCGCCCCGCCCGCCGCTGTTCGACACCCCCTCGTGACACCCGATCGGCCCACTCGCGTCCGGGTACACCGCACCCGGCTCACCGGTCCCGCCGGTTTCGGCGGCGTCTGTCCGATCGTCACCCCCGACCCCGTCGAAGCGGTATCGGCACCGACCGCGTCCGCGCATTCGATCAGGGACCCCGCAAGGCGGCCGCTCAGCTCTCCGTTCCAGGGGAATTGCCACAGTGCATCACGAAATATCCGAAGTTATGCTGCAGGCAATCCATCCGTCAGGAGAGGACACGCCCGTGACTGTGGGACCTGTGGAGTACCTCGTCGTCGCATTTCCCGGGAGCCGTTTCACCGGGGCCATTGCGCCGGCGCTGGCCGAAGCGGTCGCCTCGAAGGCGGTGCGGATCCTCGACCTGACGTTTGTGTACCGGGGCGAGGACGGCACGCTCGAATCAGTGGAGCTGGACGACCTCGACCCTGATGACCTGGTGTCGTTCGAGCCGGTCGAGGGAGTGGTCGGTGGCCTGTTGAACAGCGAGGACATCCGGACTCTCGGGGAGAGCGTGCCACCGGGCAGCTCCGCCGCACTGATCGTGTGGGAGGACCTGTGGGCCGTGCCGCTCACAGCGGCCGTCCGGGCCTCGGGCGGTCAGGTGGTGGCGCATGAGCGGATCCCCGCCGAGATCGCGGAGGCGGCCGTGGCCGCCGGCGGTCCCACCGGCTGACCTTGCCCGGCCCGCAACAGGCCGTCGCACCGTACGCACCGCACCGCACTGGAAGGGGCGCACATCATGCCGATTTTCCGAGGACCGGGCATGAACCGCAGAGGACCGGGACTGCTGGGCACCGTGGCGCGCACCGCCGTCGTCGCGGGCACGGCATCGGCGGTCAGCGGACGGGTCCAGCAGCGCCAGCAGCAGAGGTGGGGCGCGCAGGAAGCGGCCGCACAGGAGGAGGCCACCGCACAGCAGCAGACCCCCCCTGCCCGGGCAGCGGCTCCCGCGCCCCCGGCGGACGACATCATCGACCGGCTGGAACGACTGGCCGAGCTGAAGAAGCAAGGGATCCTGACCGACGCCGAGTTCGAGGCGCAGAAGGCGAAGATTCTGGCCGGCTGAATCCGGCCGGGGCGAATCCATTCATCAGCCGTGTCGGCAGTAAGCCGTGCCCGGAATGAGTCGCGTCCGGAATAAGGGGAATCCATCGTGCAAACCGCCAGGGCCGTTGCGGCTGCCACCGTTGTCAATCTGCGTGACCTGGGCGGCATTTCGCTGGGTCGCGACCGCTGCTTCCGGTCGGGAGCGGTGCTGCGCTCCGGACCGCTCAGCGCATTCGACGCGGCCCGGGACGTGGCGGTGACCGCCCTGGGGATCCGGACGGTCGTCGATCTGCGCACCGCCGACGAGCGCATGGCGGCCCCCGACCGGCTGCCGCCCGGAGCCCGGCTCTTCGTCGCCGACGTCCTCGGCGACAACCCGGGCGTGGCACCCGCCCGGCTGCGCGCGCTGCTCAGCGATCCGGTGGCCGCGGAGGAGGTGCTCGGGGGTGGAAAGGCCGAGGGGCTGTTCGCGCAGACCTACCGGAAGCTGGTGCTGTCGCCGGGCGCCGCGGCCGCCTACCGTGCCTTCGTCGAGACGGCCGCGGACGACCGTGCCCGGCCGGTGCTGTTCCACTGCACGGCGGGCAAGGACCGCACCGGGTGGGCCACCGCGCTGCTCCTGCTCATGGTCGGGGCGTCACGCGATGTGGTACGGGCGGAGTTCCTCGCCGTGAATCCGGTGGTGCGGGCTGCCTTCCAGCCGTATGTGCAGGGCTTCCTGGACGCGGGCGGCGATCCCGAGATCGCAGCCGCGATCATCGAGGTCCGTCCCCGCTATCTCTCGACCGCGCTCGACGCGATGGACGAACGGTGGGGCGGTCTGGACGGCTATGTGCGTGACGGTCTGCGCATCCCCGAGCCCGTGGTGGAGCGGCTGCGGAGCGGGCTCGTGGTCTCCGCCCGGCCGGAACCGGCCATTGCCGCCACCTGATCGGCCAAAGCGGTCATCCGCGAAGGATCCATCGGTCGACTCCATACCCCTGACGGGTAGGTCGTCGCCTGCCTGCACGGCCGAGGTGATTGCCGTGGGCCGGGCCGCGGACGAGGACACTCCGCGGTCATACGCGAGGAGCGGCCCGGGTACCGGGGAACCGGCGCCCGGACCACCCTCGGTATCGTGGGAGTACGGGATCAAGGGTTCTCCGAGAGGGGTGCACGTTGACCGAGCGCAAACCCGCCGGTGTCAGCTTCGAATCGTGGGTCGACAAGCAGATCCGTGAGGCCGAGCAGCGCGGCGACTTCTCCCAGCTGCCGGGTTTCGGCAAGCCGCTGCCCGGTATCGACCGCCCGTACGACGAAACCTGGTGGATCAAGGCGAAGATGCAGCGTGAGGGGGTGTCGATGCTGCCGCCGGCCCTGGCCCTGCGCAAGGAGGCGGAGGACACCCGTGCCTCGGTGTCCGAAGCCCGCTCGGAGGCCGAGGTGCGCCGGATGCTCACCGAGGTCAACGAGAAGATCGAGGCGGCGATCCGCAGGCCGCCGCCGGGCCCCCTGCTGAACATGCGCCCGTTCGACATCGACGCCGTGGTCGAGGCATGGCGTGCGGAGCGCGGTCCGGCGTAGGTCACGGCAGCGGGCAGGGGAGGCCGGGAGTGGACCCGGCCTCCGATGCGTAATACTCCCTTTATGAAACCGAGTGTTACGCGACCGGTCGGCGGGGCAGGCTGCCGGGATGTGCTGATCCGGCGGGCGACGGCGCGCGACGCCAAGCGTCTCACCCGGTTGGTCAGGAACTCCCGCGCCTACGAGGGGCCGTACGCGCCCATGGTCGCCGGATACCGGGTGGGGCCCGACTACATCGAGACCCATCGTGTCTTCGTGGCCGTCCACAGCGGTACGGACCAGTTGCTCGGGTTCTACTCGCTGGTGCTCGAACCGGCCGAACTGGATCTGATGTTCGTCGCCGACGATGCGCAGGGTCTCGGTATCGGACGGCTGCTGATCGCGCATCTGCGCGGCGAGGCGCAGCTGGCCGGGCTCACCGGTGTTCGCATCGTCTCGCATCCGCCTGCCGAGGGCTTCTACCGCAGTGTCG from Streptomyces sp. NBC_01707 includes the following:
- a CDS encoding DUF1992 domain-containing protein; the encoded protein is MTERKPAGVSFESWVDKQIREAEQRGDFSQLPGFGKPLPGIDRPYDETWWIKAKMQREGVSMLPPALALRKEAEDTRASVSEARSEAEVRRMLTEVNEKIEAAIRRPPPGPLLNMRPFDIDAVVEAWRAERGPA
- a CDS encoding DUF6325 family protein, which gives rise to MTVGPVEYLVVAFPGSRFTGAIAPALAEAVASKAVRILDLTFVYRGEDGTLESVELDDLDPDDLVSFEPVEGVVGGLLNSEDIRTLGESVPPGSSAALIVWEDLWAVPLTAAVRASGGQVVAHERIPAEIAEAAVAAGGPTG
- a CDS encoding tyrosine-protein phosphatase, with product MQTARAVAAATVVNLRDLGGISLGRDRCFRSGAVLRSGPLSAFDAARDVAVTALGIRTVVDLRTADERMAAPDRLPPGARLFVADVLGDNPGVAPARLRALLSDPVAAEEVLGGGKAEGLFAQTYRKLVLSPGAAAAYRAFVETAADDRARPVLFHCTAGKDRTGWATALLLLMVGASRDVVRAEFLAVNPVVRAAFQPYVQGFLDAGGDPEIAAAIIEVRPRYLSTALDAMDERWGGLDGYVRDGLRIPEPVVERLRSGLVVSARPEPAIAAT
- a CDS encoding GNAT family N-acetyltransferase, with translation MKPSVTRPVGGAGCRDVLIRRATARDAKRLTRLVRNSRAYEGPYAPMVAGYRVGPDYIETHRVFVAVHSGTDQLLGFYSLVLEPAELDLMFVADDAQGLGIGRLLIAHLRGEAQLAGLTGVRIVSHPPAEGFYRSVGALRTGTATANPPAVMWDRPELTLPVA
- a CDS encoding SHOCT domain-containing protein, which translates into the protein MNRRGPGLLGTVARTAVVAGTASAVSGRVQQRQQQRWGAQEAAAQEEATAQQQTPPARAAAPAPPADDIIDRLERLAELKKQGILTDAEFEAQKAKILAG